One Nicotiana tomentosiformis chromosome 4, ASM39032v3, whole genome shotgun sequence genomic window carries:
- the LOC138909843 gene encoding uncharacterized protein, protein MPYLHCVQELIKRFTKIEFKHAPRIQNEFADAFATLSSMIQHPDKNFIDPTPIGIHKQLAYCADVEEEIDGNLWFHDIMEHLEKGEYPEHATHTQKRTLRKWANHFFRSGGILYRMTLDFGIVVMRRCQ, encoded by the coding sequence atgcCATACTTACACTGcgtacaagagctgatcaagagattcacaaagatagagttcaagcatgctccaaggattcagaatgagtttgcagatgcattcGCCACTTTAtcctccatgatacaacacccagataaGAATTTCATTGATCCCACCCCAATTGGAATTCATAAGCAGCTAGCTTATTGTGCTGATGTTGAGGAAGAAATTGATGGAAATCTGTGGTTCCATGACATCATGGAACACTTAGAAAAGGGAGAATATCCAGAGCACgctacacacactcagaagcgTACGCTTCGAAAATGGGCCAACCATTTCTTCcgaagcggaggaattctgtatagaatgactcttgattttgggattgttgtgaTGCGTCGATGCCAATGA